Proteins from a genomic interval of Gloeocapsopsis sp. IPPAS B-1203:
- a CDS encoding heavy-metal-associated domain-containing protein — MTLQLTVPNMACSACGETITNAVKAVDPVATVQADPKTKLVNIETQQSETAIKQAITDAGYTVA; from the coding sequence ATGACCTTACAGCTTACTGTTCCCAATATGGCTTGTTCCGCTTGTGGAGAAACCATCACGAACGCTGTCAAAGCCGTTGATCCGGTGGCAACGGTACAAGCTGATCCTAAAACCAAGTTGGTCAATATTGAAACGCAGCAGTCTGAAACGGCAATCAAACAAGCCATTACTGATGCGGGTTATACCGTCGCATAA